TCGTCAATTGGATGGGGTGATTTCTTCTCGGCTTTATATTTGAGCCTGTCAGCATTAGAAGCTTTACAGAGAATGTATATTTCATTGATATCACTGAGTTCAGGTTGTTCATCCTTAAGTTTCATGTATTCTGCGGCAACAATATAAATGCAATAAGGCATTGCACTTTTCAGCCTTCTGGCGGTTCCAGCACAGGAATCGAGCATATTCCGTTCAATGTAGGTCTTACACTCAACTGCTAGAGCAGGAATAATTATGGATTCTTTATAAGTTTTTTCTGTACTTGTAATTTGAAGGTCCAGTTTAACGCCCAGTACAAAATCCTGATCTTTTGTGTGAATGTAAGGATTCGGAGAAACGAAAATATCCTTAAATGAAGAGGGGGAAAATGTTAGGTCAACATAGCTATTCGCTTTACCAATGAATAGATTGGTTGGAATTGTCTCCAATGACTTCTCGATTAGATCAGAAAACAAATGACAAAAGAATTCTTCAAGCATTGATGATCTAATATTTTCCTGACCCGAGTTCGCTCTACTTTCAATTATCAGAAGGGTATCATTTCGATAAGAATTAAAGCTTGAAACAAGTTTTGAAATGTTTTCATTGGAATCAATTTTGAAAGATGAAATGTCTTCTAGGAATTTTAAATATCGAGAATACACGTCTGCTATTTCTGAGTCTATTTCACTCTTTTTCATTAGTAAATTTCCATGAACAAATTGATCTCGATTCTTCATAGTTAATTGATCAGGCGACCCGTTGATAATCTTTCTTTTAAGTTGGATGGTGTGACAACATTTGAATTTAGAAATTCATGAATGTCATTGATGTGTGATTCAAAAAGACCAAGATCAACATTGTTGATGCCTTTTGGATTCTTTCTTACCACACTTCTCTTTTGTTTTCTCAGAATAATAATTTCATCTATAGCTGTTCCGGCATAATTCTGTTTTTCATATGCAAAATCAGCTAACTCTGAAACCAAATAGAATTTACAAAGCGGAAATGTTCTTTTAAGTCGTTCAACAGAATATTCAACGCCTGATATCATGTTCTTGTCCAAATTAGTTTTGACTTCTAAGGCAACAATTGGAATACTAAAATCCAAGGCTTCACCGCCTATTGTTACGTCAAGTTTTTTGACAATTGCTACATCAACTCTTTTTGGTTTAAAAGTGATGCTAGAGTCATTATAGGGTAAAAATGATAAGTCTATAATTATGTCTTTTTGAGTAGTTATTTCCAAGTCCGAATGGGCACTTTGAATAATCTTCGAATAGGAGAGGTAAAGAAGTTCTGGCAGCAGAGATGAAAGAAAATCTGATTGATGACTGAACTTTTTGTTTTCAGGTGCCTTCAGAAATGCATAATAATTTTCAAAAATGGAAAGAGATTGTTTCAACCACTCGGTTTGGTCGGTTGTGGTTATGTTATTTATTCCATTAAGAAAGTTCAAATAAGCATCAGCAATACTTGAAAGTACAACGCTCTGTTTCCCAGAGAGCAGTTTTGTTTTCAAGTTACTTCCATGTGGAAGATTAGGGTCAATATCGTTTAATCTATCCAATTGCTGTTTGTAAAGATTCTTGCTTTTTGGATTGCTCAAATGACTCAATAATTGATTTACCAATTGCTTGAGCAAGTAATGGGGGGACTGAATTACCTATCTGATTGTATTGTGATAATCCTATTTCATCTTCTCTCCCTTCTCGAATCAAGAGTTTTTTACTCATGAGTGTTCTTGGCCCTTTGAAAATGAAATGATCAGGGAAAGATTGCAACCTAGCTCCCTCTCGTGCAGTTAAATTTCTATTTAATACGGGATGTACGAAAGTGGATTGAAATGATGCTGTAATACATTGGCTGATGTTTTTAGGATCTAGCCTTTGATTATTCATTTTAAATCTTGGCTTCAAGTCAAGGGAATTACCATTTCTAACTCTTTGACCATGTTCAAATGGAACATCCAAAAGCGAACCACCTTGAGGAATATGCTTAAATCGTTCGATCAACCTTGGTGTATGTTTCATTGATACATGATTAAAAATGCCCGGTGAGTTCAGTCTCATTTTCTTTTGATAATCACTCAGTTCAACTTCACGGTACTCCAGGAGTTCGGGGGAGTCTTCAAAGCCCTGATTGACATCAATGAATGGTAAATCGTAGATTGCTTCTTCTACTTTCACATAAGAATCTAAAGCGAAACCATGCGTTGGCTCAATTCGCGGAAATTGGAGATCAGCTTTGTTATGGATTCCTATAATGAAAACTCTGGTTCTGGACTGAGGAATTCCGTAATCAGGCGCGTAAGCGACTTTTATTTTAACAGAATAATCAAGGTCTTTTAATTTCTTCTTGACGACATCAACTACTAAATCCTTTGATGGCAATTTACCATTGAGAAAATTTTTCACATTTTCCATTATAACCATTTTAGGTTTAAGAACTGAAATGGCTCTAATGAATTCCAGAACTAGATCATTACGATCGTCCAGAATGCCATATTGAGATGGGCCTGCAACCGAGAATCCCTGACATGGAGGACCTCCAACAATCAAATCCACACCACTAAAATGAGACTTGAGTGTTTTGTTCGACAATTCTCGGATGTCAGTTTCCATCAGACTTACTTCAGGAAAGTTATTTCTAAATGTTTCTGCAGCAAATCGATCAATTTCATTTGCTCCAATTGTCGTAATTCCTGAGTTCTTTAAACCCAGAGTAAAACCGCCAGCTCCAGCGAAAAGATCAAGACTTGAAATGTTCATTCAATTGATTTTAATAATAGTTTACCAATAGATTTAGCAACGATTGGAGAAACAGCATTGCCGACCTGATTGAATTGGTCTAAATGCATGTCTTCAAAAATCCCTTTCTTTTTTAATAATTTTTTGCTCAACGTAGTTCTCTTACCCATAAATTGATAGGTGTCTGGAAAGCCCTGTATTCTGGCTGCTTCTCTAACAGTTAGGTTACGATGTTGGTAAGGATGAATAAAGCTTGAATAGAATGATGCTGTTATAGTTTTGCATGGCTTATTGGGATCAAGCCTTCGATGATTTTGATGATAAATGTTGGTTGACAGAACTTCAACTTCCCCTCTTCTTCGGTTTCTATGTTCGATAGGCACGTCCTGAGTATTGCCATTAACAGGTATTAATTTGAATCTTTCAATCATTCTTGCAGTATGCCTCATAGGCTCGTGATTATACACCATTTTGGAGGTGCTTCTCATCGATTCCTGATATGAATTGATAGGAGATTTATTGTATTCTATGCTGTCAATCCCAACTTTTGGAACTGGAAGATCAGAAATTGCATCATCAATAGTGAGAACCTTTTGCGATGGGTTGTTTAGACTTTCGATGAAATTAGGGCTGATGGTTTTTTTTGACCCTACCATAAAAAACCTGATCCTCTCTTGGGGAACTCCCAAATTTTTAGCGTTGATCAGACCGTATGAAATGCTATAGCCTAGTTTTTCAAGTCTTGAAATAAAATCGGCAAGCAGAAGACTACCGTCAGCCAATTTAAACTTCATGATTTCTTTCACATTCTCAACTACAAAGAATTGTGGTTTCAAAATTTCAACGGTTCGACAGTACTGAGTGTAGAGTTGGTTTCTTGGGTCAGACTTTTGTCTTCGATTGCTGGCAGCAATGGAAAACCCTTGGCAAGGGGGGCCACCAACAATTAAGTCAACCCCTTTAAACTGTTTTATGTCGTTCTCAGATAATAATGAAATGTCTGATCTAATTACCTTGATACCAGGATGATTTAATTCATATGTATCAGATGCCCAATCATCAATTTCAACAGCACCAACTGGATTTAATCCTGCCATTGACAAGCCTAAAGAGGCACCTCCTGCACCCGCAAATAAATCGATATAGTTCATGCTCATCATTCGTTCTTCCCTTTTTCAAAGGATAGACTTCCTTGGTGTTCTTTCTTTGTTTTAAAGTATTTGGCCTTTTCTTCAGCTAGCTTGAGCACCTCTTGTGGTTCCTCTTGAGAATATATTATTTCAGCCACCATTTCACTGAAGAATTCCTTTTCTAGTCTTTTAATATCCAATTTGAAAGTTTCAGCAAGTTTGGGCAAGATGAATCTTGGAATGTTCCTCTTGCCATTTTCAATTTTGGACAAAGTTGATTGATCGATATCGAGTGCTGCGGCAAGCTTTGTTAAAGTCATGCCAGACTCAATTCTCAATTTATGGATATACTCACCAATTGTTTCCTTCATTGTCTTGACAAAATCACCTTGACAAATTTGTCAAGAAATAATCAGAAATACTAACACTTGAGATTTTAACTAATTATTGAATCGGGATGTGGGAGATTTTAGCTCTTTTGGTTTTTTCGGGGTTTGTGTTGCGGTGGCAAAAACCAAATGTGCTAAAATGTGCGATGGGTCTGCGTCACGGCATGAAACCTAACGACAAGCTAAAATCCGTAGGCTGGACATTTGTAAATATCGGTAAAGAATCCAAACCCACAAACCCTAGCAAGTACCTCAGTAAGCCTATGGATTTTAGCATTTGTTAGGTTTTCGTGCATATTTCTACGTCCTGTTTCTACGTTCATGTTAGTTCGTTCGTTCGGTGCGTTGGAAGCAGCCATACTCTTTGGCATGTTTTGGTTGAGGGATAGGATGTGCGACTTGCCAATGTGTATGGCTCAGAAGAGGGGGTCATCTTCGTCCATAGTGTCCGGCTCCTCATTATTGGATTCAGGTTGAATGTCATCATTTGATGCTGACTTAATTCCTTGCCAATCATTAGCAATTTTTGTCCAATCAATTTCTCTCTTCTCATTACCAGTCCAAACGTCCCAAAAATTTGGATCATTTGATTGTGGTCTGTGCTCTTTATCTAAGAATTTCATCTCGACCAAGACAGGAATAGGAAATGCCCAACCTACTAATATTGCTTTTCTAGAAGGTAGAATTGGTAATTCTTTTAGCAATCCACTAAGGCTATCAGGCACAAGTCTTTTTACTAAGTCTTGATCTCTAT
This Marinoscillum sp. 108 DNA region includes the following protein-coding sequences:
- a CDS encoding Bpu10I family restriction endonuclease, translating into MKKSEIDSEIADVYSRYLKFLEDISSFKIDSNENISKLVSSFNSYRNDTLLIIESRANSGQENIRSSMLEEFFCHLFSDLIEKSLETIPTNLFIGKANSYVDLTFSPSSFKDIFVSPNPYIHTKDQDFVLGVKLDLQITSTEKTYKESIIIPALAVECKTYIERNMLDSCAGTARRLKSAMPYCIYIVAAEYMKLKDEQPELSDINEIYILCKASNADRLKYKAEKKSPHPIDELLIIDFFDKVKGHLNSIWWSPDKALETGKVINRP
- a CDS encoding Bpu10I family restriction endonuclease, which translates into the protein MSNPKSKNLYKQQLDRLNDIDPNLPHGSNLKTKLLSGKQSVVLSSIADAYLNFLNGINNITTTDQTEWLKQSLSIFENYYAFLKAPENKKFSHQSDFLSSLLPELLYLSYSKIIQSAHSDLEITTQKDIIIDLSFLPYNDSSITFKPKRVDVAIVKKLDVTIGGEALDFSIPIVALEVKTNLDKNMISGVEYSVERLKRTFPLCKFYLVSELADFAYEKQNYAGTAIDEIIILRKQKRSVVRKNPKGINNVDLGLFESHINDIHEFLNSNVVTPSNLKERLSTGRLIN
- a CDS encoding DNA cytosine methyltransferase; translated protein: MNISSLDLFAGAGGFTLGLKNSGITTIGANEIDRFAAETFRNNFPEVSLMETDIRELSNKTLKSHFSGVDLIVGGPPCQGFSVAGPSQYGILDDRNDLVLEFIRAISVLKPKMVIMENVKNFLNGKLPSKDLVVDVVKKKLKDLDYSVKIKVAYAPDYGIPQSRTRVFIIGIHNKADLQFPRIEPTHGFALDSYVKVEEAIYDLPFIDVNQGFEDSPELLEYREVELSDYQKKMRLNSPGIFNHVSMKHTPRLIERFKHIPQGGSLLDVPFEHGQRVRNGNSLDLKPRFKMNNQRLDPKNISQCITASFQSTFVHPVLNRNLTAREGARLQSFPDHFIFKGPRTLMSKKLLIREGREDEIGLSQYNQIGNSVPPLLAQAIGKSIIESFEQSKKQESLQTAIG
- a CDS encoding DNA cytosine methyltransferase, which produces MNYIDLFAGAGGASLGLSMAGLNPVGAVEIDDWASDTYELNHPGIKVIRSDISLLSENDIKQFKGVDLIVGGPPCQGFSIAASNRRQKSDPRNQLYTQYCRTVEILKPQFFVVENVKEIMKFKLADGSLLLADFISRLEKLGYSISYGLINAKNLGVPQERIRFFMVGSKKTISPNFIESLNNPSQKVLTIDDAISDLPVPKVGIDSIEYNKSPINSYQESMRSTSKMVYNHEPMRHTARMIERFKLIPVNGNTQDVPIEHRNRRRGEVEVLSTNIYHQNHRRLDPNKPCKTITASFYSSFIHPYQHRNLTVREAARIQGFPDTYQFMGKRTTLSKKLLKKKGIFEDMHLDQFNQVGNAVSPIVAKSIGKLLLKSIE
- a CDS encoding helix-turn-helix domain-containing protein, which codes for MKETIGEYIHKLRIESGMTLTKLAAALDIDQSTLSKIENGKRNIPRFILPKLAETFKLDIKRLEKEFFSEMVAEIIYSQEEPQEVLKLAEEKAKYFKTKKEHQGSLSFEKGKNE